One genomic window of Streptomyces sp. NBC_01498 includes the following:
- a CDS encoding class F sortase: MTRPLLPGRPPRSSRGGRPRRSRRAAAAATVVAGTALACVGVSALISTPGERVPGRTDIGAVPVHSGPDEAAGSTGDRTPAPPPARIRIPAIDLDQKLLGLRVQQDGRLGVPEDPARVGWWSDGPRPGDPGAVVVVGHVDSATGPGAFHGLSSLRPGDRITLRREDGKDVTFTVRALRQYAKDALPDSQVYATTGPPSLRLITCGGTYDRARGEYRDNLVVYATTGRAR, encoded by the coding sequence ATGACCCGCCCGCTCCTGCCCGGTCGCCCGCCCCGCTCCTCGCGGGGCGGGCGACCGCGGCGCTCCCGCCGGGCCGCCGCCGCCGCAACGGTCGTCGCCGGTACGGCGCTGGCCTGCGTCGGCGTCTCCGCCCTGATATCCACCCCCGGCGAACGGGTGCCGGGCCGCACGGACATAGGCGCCGTCCCCGTCCACTCGGGCCCGGACGAGGCGGCCGGCTCCACCGGGGACCGCACCCCCGCCCCGCCCCCGGCCCGCATACGCATACCCGCCATCGACCTCGACCAGAAGCTCCTCGGCCTGCGCGTACAGCAGGACGGCCGCCTCGGCGTACCGGAGGACCCAGCCCGGGTCGGCTGGTGGAGCGACGGGCCCCGGCCGGGCGACCCCGGCGCGGTGGTGGTCGTCGGCCACGTCGACTCGGCGACCGGACCGGGCGCCTTCCACGGACTGTCCTCACTGCGCCCCGGCGACCGGATAACGCTGCGCCGCGAGGACGGCAAGGACGTGACGTTCACCGTCCGGGCCCTGCGCCAGTACGCGAAGGACGCCCTCCCGGACAGCCAGGTCTACGCGACCACGGGCCCCCCGTCCCTCCGCCTGATCACCTGCGGCGGCACGTACGACCGGGCCCGGGGCGAATACCGCGACAACCTGGTGGTGTACGCGACGACGGGGCGGGCGCGTTGA